A stretch of Gemmatimonadota bacterium DNA encodes these proteins:
- a CDS encoding DUF72 domain-containing protein, translating into MSAAGDPAATAAPPRIRLGAQGWNYPAWVGGFYPERTRAADYLGVYARAFDTVEVDSTFYAVPAAKTVRSWAERTPPGFTFALKMPQEITHELRFVGAQEVAHRFYDVARELGPKLGPVLIQCGPDLAPSERDALEEFLFTLPPDIAFAIEFRQKGWINEETHTLLTQRNVALALVDARWIPRHWMLKLAERPTAGHAYVRWMGPDRSITDYSRVLVDRTAELESWAAILPTLAKSVKVYGYVNNHFSGHSPANIRWLQAKLGQVPKDPAQLAEQLGLF; encoded by the coding sequence ATGAGTGCGGCCGGCGACCCGGCGGCGACGGCCGCGCCACCACGCATCCGACTCGGCGCGCAGGGCTGGAACTACCCGGCCTGGGTGGGCGGGTTCTACCCCGAGCGCACGCGCGCCGCCGACTACCTCGGCGTCTACGCCCGCGCGTTCGACACGGTCGAGGTCGACTCGACGTTCTACGCCGTGCCGGCCGCGAAGACGGTGCGTAGCTGGGCCGAGCGGACGCCGCCGGGCTTCACCTTCGCGCTCAAGATGCCCCAGGAGATCACGCACGAGCTGCGCTTCGTCGGCGCGCAGGAGGTCGCGCACCGGTTCTACGACGTGGCGCGCGAGCTGGGGCCCAAGCTCGGGCCGGTGCTGATCCAGTGCGGTCCCGATCTCGCGCCGTCGGAGCGCGACGCGCTCGAGGAGTTCCTCTTCACGCTGCCGCCGGACATCGCCTTCGCGATCGAGTTCCGGCAGAAGGGCTGGATCAACGAGGAGACGCACACGTTGCTCACGCAGCGGAACGTCGCGCTCGCGCTGGTCGATGCGCGGTGGATCCCGCGGCACTGGATGCTCAAGCTCGCCGAGCGCCCGACGGCGGGGCATGCCTACGTGCGGTGGATGGGTCCGGACCGGAGCATCACCGACTATTCGCGCGTGCTGGTGGATCGCACGGCGGAACTGGAGTCGTGGGCGGCGATCCTGCCGACGCTGGCGAAGTCGGTGAAGGTGTACGGGTACGTGAACAACCACTTCAGCGGGCACAGCCCGGCGAACATCCGGTGGCTGCAAGCGAAACTGGGCCAGGTCCCGAAGGACCCGGCCCAGTTGGCGGAGCAGTTGGGGTTGTTCTGA
- a CDS encoding formate/nitrite transporter family protein, whose product MSDPLIRGQPSSATPPAAAPPLYGFDAFSPQEISERIERVGVVKARLPLPRMLLLAVLAGAFIGFGALAFTLVQADATLGFAAKRLLGGAVFSLGLILVVVAGAELFTGNNLLVMAWADGRLSTGEVLRNWAVVLTGNAIGAVSLAVLVALSGHPALGDGAVAAAYLRIAAAKTALPWTTAFFSGVLCNALVCLAVWMAFAGRSVLDKVAAIILPITVFVAAGFEHSIANLYLIPMGMLLPVLDPSLEGAGIGLSRLVGSLVPVILGNIVGGAVLVAAVYHLIYRRGRAA is encoded by the coding sequence ATGTCCGATCCGCTCATTCGCGGGCAACCGAGCTCTGCCACGCCACCGGCGGCCGCACCGCCGCTGTATGGTTTCGACGCGTTCTCGCCGCAGGAGATCAGCGAGCGCATCGAACGCGTCGGTGTCGTCAAGGCACGACTCCCGCTCCCGCGGATGCTCCTGCTCGCCGTGCTCGCCGGAGCGTTCATCGGCTTCGGGGCACTCGCCTTCACGCTGGTGCAGGCGGACGCGACGCTCGGATTCGCGGCGAAGCGCCTCCTCGGCGGCGCGGTGTTCTCGCTCGGACTCATCCTGGTCGTCGTGGCCGGTGCCGAACTCTTCACGGGCAACAACCTCCTCGTCATGGCCTGGGCCGACGGTCGGCTCTCCACCGGCGAGGTGCTCCGCAACTGGGCGGTCGTGCTCACCGGGAACGCGATCGGCGCCGTCTCGCTGGCCGTGCTCGTCGCCCTCTCCGGGCACCCGGCGTTGGGTGACGGGGCCGTCGCGGCGGCATACCTCCGGATCGCGGCGGCCAAGACCGCGCTCCCGTGGACGACGGCGTTCTTCAGCGGCGTGCTCTGCAACGCGCTGGTCTGCCTCGCCGTCTGGATGGCGTTCGCCGGTCGGAGTGTGCTCGACAAGGTGGCGGCGATCATCCTCCCGATCACCGTCTTCGTCGCGGCGGGGTTCGAGCACAGCATCGCCAACCTCTACCTGATACCGATGGGGATGCTGTTGCCGGTGCTCGACCCATCGCTCGAAGGGGCAGGGATCGGCCTGTCGCGACTCGTGGGCAGTCTGGTGCCGGTGATCCTCGGGAACATCGTCGGCGGGGCGGTGCTCGTCGCGGCGGTCTACCACCTCATCTATCGTCGGGGGCGCGCGGCATGA
- a CDS encoding MFS transporter, with amino-acid sequence MSGKKSLLNNLGLHTPQLRAWAMYDWGISAYQTVIMAAVFPIFFNQYAAADLSPVEKTQWFSFAQTIGAVLIAILAPILGAVADYKAAKKKFLGWFMILGVGSTSAMFLIGQGQVLFACILLVISLAGATGSTAFYEALLPHIATEEEMDRVSTAGYALGYVGGGVLLALNLVIIQAPQLVGLPSGPGLTPEQASLPTRISFVSVGVWWLLFSIPVLRKVPEPPRAIEADERADANPFAVAFSRLGETLRELRGYKQAFLMMVAFTIYNDGIQTIIKMAAQWGDRNGIARSDLITAILMVQFIGIPCAFAFGYLAKFIGAKRGVLIGIAVYGGICVYAYFMDSTREFYILAIVIGLVQGGTQALSRSMFANMIPRHKSGEFFGFFSVFEKFGGIAGPALFGIMAGLGGDSNLAILSVIIFFVVGGAVLLFVDPKEGERVAREADRAVTTL; translated from the coding sequence ATGTCCGGGAAGAAGAGCCTGCTCAACAACCTCGGCCTGCACACGCCGCAGCTCCGCGCGTGGGCCATGTACGACTGGGGGATCTCCGCCTACCAGACCGTCATCATGGCGGCGGTCTTCCCCATCTTCTTCAACCAGTACGCCGCGGCGGACCTCTCCCCCGTCGAGAAGACGCAGTGGTTCAGCTTCGCGCAGACCATCGGCGCGGTGCTGATCGCCATCCTCGCCCCCATCCTCGGCGCCGTCGCCGACTACAAGGCCGCGAAGAAGAAGTTCCTCGGCTGGTTCATGATCCTCGGCGTGGGATCGACCTCGGCGATGTTCCTCATCGGCCAAGGTCAGGTGCTGTTCGCCTGCATCCTGCTCGTCATCTCGCTCGCGGGCGCGACGGGGAGCACCGCCTTCTATGAAGCGCTCCTCCCGCACATCGCGACCGAGGAGGAGATGGACCGCGTCTCGACGGCGGGCTATGCGCTCGGCTACGTGGGCGGCGGTGTGCTCCTCGCGCTCAACCTCGTCATCATCCAGGCGCCCCAGCTCGTGGGGCTGCCGAGCGGACCGGGACTCACGCCGGAGCAGGCGAGCCTGCCGACGCGCATCAGCTTCGTGAGCGTCGGTGTCTGGTGGCTGCTCTTCTCCATCCCGGTGCTGCGGAAGGTGCCCGAGCCGCCGCGCGCGATCGAGGCCGACGAGCGCGCCGACGCGAACCCGTTCGCCGTCGCCTTCTCCCGGCTCGGCGAGACGCTGCGCGAGCTGCGCGGCTACAAGCAGGCGTTCCTGATGATGGTCGCGTTCACCATCTACAACGACGGCATCCAGACGATCATCAAGATGGCGGCGCAGTGGGGCGACCGGAACGGGATCGCGCGCAGCGACCTCATCACCGCGATCCTCATGGTGCAGTTCATCGGCATCCCCTGCGCCTTCGCGTTCGGCTACCTCGCGAAGTTCATCGGCGCGAAGCGCGGCGTGCTCATCGGCATCGCGGTGTACGGCGGCATTTGCGTCTACGCGTACTTCATGGACTCGACGCGCGAGTTCTACATCCTCGCGATCGTGATCGGGCTCGTGCAGGGCGGCACGCAGGCGCTCAGCCGTTCGATGTTCGCGAACATGATCCCGCGTCACAAGAGCGGCGAGTTCTTCGGCTTCTTCTCCGTCTTCGAGAAGTTCGGCGGGATCGCGGGCCCGGCGCTCTTCGGCATCATGGCCGGCCTCGGGGGCGATTCCAACCTCGCGATCCTCAGCGTGATCATCTTCTTCGTCGTCGGGGGCGCGGTCCTGCTCTTCGTCGATCCGAAGGAGGGCGAGCGCGTGGCGCGCGAGGCGGACCGGGCGGTCACCACGCTCTGA
- a CDS encoding SPFH domain-containing protein: MVMEFQAQRHVMGLLAMLVVVAASVGFGGLFIVNPNEAKALVLFGSYKGTVKQDGFWFANPFLTKKAISLRVRNFETTKLKVNDNHSNPIEIGAIVVWKVVETAEALFEVDDYMRYVAVQSESALRATATQYPYDSHTAGELSLSTHTIEVSQALEKALHERLIKAGVEVIEARISHLAYSPEIAAAMLQRQQASAIIAARQKIVEGAVGMVEMALDMLSQRSIVSLDEERKASMVSNLLVVLCSERSTQPVVNTGSLYT, encoded by the coding sequence ATGGTGATGGAGTTCCAGGCACAGCGTCACGTCATGGGCCTGCTGGCCATGCTCGTCGTCGTGGCCGCGTCCGTCGGCTTCGGCGGCCTCTTCATCGTGAACCCGAACGAGGCGAAGGCGCTCGTGCTCTTCGGCTCGTACAAGGGCACCGTGAAGCAGGACGGCTTCTGGTTCGCCAACCCGTTCCTCACCAAGAAGGCCATCTCGCTCCGCGTGCGGAACTTCGAGACGACCAAGCTCAAGGTGAACGACAACCACTCCAACCCGATCGAGATCGGCGCGATCGTGGTCTGGAAGGTGGTCGAGACGGCGGAGGCGCTGTTCGAGGTCGATGACTACATGCGGTACGTCGCGGTGCAGTCGGAGTCCGCGCTCCGCGCGACGGCGACGCAGTATCCGTACGACTCGCACACCGCGGGGGAGCTCTCCCTCTCGACGCACACCATCGAGGTCTCGCAGGCGCTCGAGAAGGCGCTGCACGAGCGGCTCATCAAGGCGGGCGTCGAGGTGATCGAGGCGCGCATCTCGCACCTGGCCTACTCACCCGAGATCGCGGCGGCAATGCTCCAGCGGCAGCAGGCGAGCGCGATCATCGCGGCGCGGCAGAAGATCGTCGAGGGCGCGGTGGGCATGGTGGAGATGGCGCTCGACATGCTGAGCCAGCGCTCGATCGTCTCGCTCGACGAGGAGCGCAAGGCGTCGATGGTGTCCAACCTGCTCGTGGTGCTCTGCTCGGAGCGCTCGACGCAGCCCGTGGTGAACACCGGCTCGCTCTACACCTGA
- a CDS encoding Arc family DNA-binding protein, with protein MAERKPFLLRVDRELLDAVQRWANDDLRSLNGQIEFLLRDALKRAGRAPKGDAPAPVPNDPE; from the coding sequence GTGGCGGAACGGAAGCCCTTCCTGCTGCGCGTCGATCGCGAGCTGCTGGACGCCGTCCAGCGGTGGGCGAACGACGACCTGCGCAGCCTGAACGGGCAGATCGAGTTCCTGCTGCGGGATGCATTGAAGCGCGCGGGGCGTGCGCCGAAGGGCGACGCCCCCGCGCCCGTCCCGAACGACCCGGAGTGA
- a CDS encoding alpha/beta fold hydrolase — protein MFLDLRAGAQSRELKFATRPGALPITNNDFVIYEQFARIAMARGVRTLTLPVFAMSGGVTIDATFERLGADSARFTVAGNVTLATLDADGNVTGGALPAQGLRIVVLSGPAADAVRLGKPDYSAPAGAPYTATDVTVRTPAGHALSGTLTMPTGASGRVPAVVTITGSGAQDRDEYIPLAGGLRIFRQVADTLSRRGIAVLRLDDRGVGGSGGDINGTSADFADDIRAGIAFLRARTDIDPARIALVGHSEGGMIAPMIARTDPQLAAIVLMAGPAYTGRAIIDYQIRNGIEGDPAIAPAARDSAIKAAHAGFDSTSAKQPWMRFFLAYDPIPTAKAVKQPVLIVQGATDQQVRAEEASLLERAFASGGNRRVTVKVLPERNHLFLRDASGHPSGYARLTQNKVDGEVLGTVADWLATTLQAR, from the coding sequence GTGTTCCTGGACCTTCGCGCCGGCGCACAGTCACGCGAACTCAAGTTCGCGACGCGTCCCGGTGCGCTGCCCATCACCAACAACGACTTCGTCATCTACGAGCAGTTCGCCCGCATCGCCATGGCGCGCGGGGTCCGCACGCTCACCCTCCCCGTCTTCGCGATGTCCGGCGGGGTCACCATCGACGCCACCTTCGAGCGGCTCGGCGCCGACAGCGCGCGCTTCACCGTCGCGGGCAACGTGACCCTGGCGACGCTCGACGCCGACGGCAACGTCACCGGCGGCGCCCTCCCCGCGCAGGGCCTGCGGATCGTGGTCCTGTCCGGCCCCGCCGCCGACGCGGTGCGACTCGGCAAGCCGGACTACTCCGCGCCCGCCGGCGCGCCGTACACGGCGACCGACGTCACCGTGCGCACGCCGGCCGGACATGCACTCAGCGGCACGCTCACCATGCCCACCGGCGCGAGCGGTCGCGTGCCGGCGGTCGTGACGATCACCGGCTCCGGTGCACAGGATCGCGACGAGTACATCCCGCTCGCCGGCGGCCTCCGGATCTTCCGGCAGGTCGCCGACACGCTCTCGCGACGCGGCATCGCCGTCCTCCGCCTCGACGACCGCGGCGTCGGCGGATCGGGGGGAGACATCAACGGCACCAGCGCCGACTTCGCCGACGACATCCGTGCCGGCATCGCCTTCCTCCGCGCGCGCACCGACATCGACCCGGCCCGCATCGCGCTCGTCGGGCACTCCGAGGGCGGGATGATCGCGCCGATGATCGCGCGAACCGACCCGCAGCTCGCCGCGATCGTGCTCATGGCCGGCCCAGCCTACACCGGACGCGCGATCATCGACTACCAGATCCGCAACGGGATCGAGGGCGACCCCGCCATCGCCCCCGCGGCCCGCGATTCGGCGATCAAGGCCGCGCACGCCGGCTTCGACTCGACCTCGGCCAAGCAGCCGTGGATGCGCTTCTTCCTCGCCTACGATCCCATCCCGACCGCGAAGGCGGTGAAGCAGCCGGTCCTGATCGTGCAGGGCGCGACGGACCAGCAGGTGCGCGCCGAGGAGGCGTCGCTCCTCGAGCGGGCCTTCGCGTCCGGCGGCAACCGCCGGGTCACCGTGAAGGTCCTCCCCGAGCGCAACCATCTCTTCCTGCGCGACGCGAGCGGTCACCCGTCCGGCTATGCGAGGCTGACGCAGAACAAGGTCGACGGCGAGGTGCTCGGCACCGTCGCCGACTGGCTCGCGACGACACTTCAGGCACGCTGA
- a CDS encoding beta-lactamase family protein, with protein MPVSARRPAVRLRPLSLLGAASMLLAALASDSAAAQAPTATPAWAAALDSAVTAEMARTRTPGAQVAVVVDGRLAYTRGYGVADIETGRAVTDRTLFRVGSVTKMISAATLNQLVAAGKLDLQAPISTYVTELAGKRVGTVTTQQLLTHSAGWLDNAVAYGRMGEGALGEVMREVSDTLFFTTPGTVISYSNPGYSMAGYVAERAGGQRFAALTDLHVLRKLGMPHATFRPLEALTRDFSQGHVGGPNLPGVVVRPFTENTAQWAAGFLFASAGDLSRFTIAMMDGGMLDGQRVLDAGTVTRMTTGHMPMPGRANARYGHGLMIDVRDGTRIWQHGGAINGFDAQVTMFPDRKVAVIVLDNRGGAPMQGLVDLVARRTMGITPPVEPKLPEDRVGTPAERALVAGTYAMGSTKVQIVEENGALVFIQGDKAAVKLVGEDRIAVIDPDGTRTLLWLVRGARGRVDFLHMSLRSLARQP; from the coding sequence ATGCCCGTGTCCGCTCGCCGTCCTGCCGTGCGCCTGCGCCCTCTCTCGCTGCTCGGGGCGGCATCGATGCTGCTCGCCGCGCTCGCGTCCGACTCCGCCGCGGCGCAGGCCCCGACCGCGACGCCCGCCTGGGCTGCCGCACTCGACTCCGCGGTGACGGCCGAGATGGCCCGCACGCGGACCCCGGGTGCGCAGGTCGCGGTGGTGGTCGACGGACGACTCGCGTACACGCGCGGCTATGGCGTGGCGGACATCGAGACGGGACGTGCGGTCACCGATCGTACGCTCTTCCGCGTGGGCTCGGTGACGAAGATGATCTCCGCCGCGACGCTCAACCAGCTCGTGGCGGCCGGCAAGCTCGACCTCCAGGCGCCCATCTCCACCTACGTGACCGAACTCGCGGGCAAGCGCGTCGGCACCGTGACCACGCAGCAGTTGCTGACGCACAGCGCCGGTTGGCTCGACAACGCCGTCGCGTACGGTCGCATGGGTGAGGGCGCGCTCGGCGAGGTGATGCGGGAGGTGAGCGACACGCTGTTCTTCACCACGCCGGGCACGGTCATCTCGTACTCGAACCCCGGCTACTCGATGGCGGGCTACGTCGCTGAGCGCGCCGGTGGTCAGCGGTTCGCCGCACTCACGGACCTGCACGTGCTCAGGAAGCTGGGGATGCCGCACGCGACCTTCCGCCCGCTGGAGGCGTTGACGCGGGACTTCTCGCAGGGACATGTCGGCGGGCCGAACCTGCCCGGGGTGGTCGTGCGTCCCTTCACCGAGAACACGGCCCAGTGGGCGGCCGGGTTCCTCTTCGCGAGTGCCGGCGACCTCTCGCGCTTCACCATCGCGATGATGGATGGCGGCATGCTCGATGGACAGCGCGTGCTCGACGCGGGCACGGTGACGCGGATGACGACGGGCCACATGCCGATGCCGGGGCGCGCGAACGCGCGCTACGGGCATGGCCTGATGATCGATGTGCGGGACGGGACGCGCATCTGGCAGCACGGCGGTGCGATCAACGGCTTCGATGCCCAGGTCACGATGTTCCCGGACCGGAAGGTCGCGGTGATCGTGCTCGACAACCGGGGTGGCGCACCGATGCAGGGACTCGTCGACCTGGTCGCCAGGCGCACGATGGGCATCACCCCGCCGGTGGAGCCGAAGCTTCCCGAGGATCGCGTGGGGACGCCCGCCGAGCGCGCGCTCGTGGCGGGGACCTACGCGATGGGATCGACGAAGGTGCAGATCGTGGAGGAGAACGGCGCGCTCGTCTTCATCCAGGGCGACAAGGCCGCAGTGAAGCTCGTCGGCGAGGACCGGATCGCGGTGATCGACCCCGATGGGACGCGCACCCTCCTCTGGCTGGTGCGCGGCGCGCGTGGTCGCGTCGACTTTCTGCACATGTCGCTCCGCTCGCTCGCGCGACAGCCATAG
- a CDS encoding cytochrome-c peroxidase, producing the protein MLLVLAACGEGTGADLTAPVVTPTPVLDTVGNGAVVAALRIDPTALPSYAVALPATFAPPVLQREDRTIGAPITDAGATLGRVLFFERKLSRNDSLSCAGCHAQSLAFGDTARFSLGFERTGRTGAHAMRLANARFNENGFQFWDRRAPTLEAQVVMPIQDATEMGFDGAHGGLAAALAKVVAAPYYARLFTLAFGDASVTQDRVQRALAQYVRSIVSTQSKWDVAIAAVNGGPPFAQPLPGLTDEENRGAALFMQPVGAGGTGCAGCHRPPSFSLDGLSLSNGLDSAETRIFRSPSLKTVGMGTRYMHDGRFATLEEVVDFYDAGVKVGPALDPRLRLPSGAPRRLGLSAPDKAALVAFLRTLRDSSVITDPRFADPFRR; encoded by the coding sequence ATGCTCCTCGTCCTCGCCGCCTGCGGCGAGGGCACTGGCGCCGATCTCACCGCGCCGGTCGTCACGCCGACGCCTGTGCTCGACACCGTCGGGAACGGCGCGGTCGTGGCGGCGTTGCGGATCGACCCGACCGCGCTCCCGAGCTACGCCGTCGCGTTGCCGGCGACCTTCGCGCCGCCCGTGCTGCAGCGCGAGGATCGCACCATCGGTGCGCCCATCACCGATGCGGGAGCGACGCTCGGTCGCGTGCTGTTCTTCGAGCGCAAGCTCAGCCGCAACGACTCGCTCTCCTGTGCGGGCTGCCACGCGCAGTCCCTCGCGTTCGGTGACACCGCGCGCTTCAGTCTCGGCTTCGAGCGCACCGGCCGCACCGGCGCGCACGCGATGCGGCTGGCGAACGCGCGCTTCAACGAGAACGGCTTCCAGTTCTGGGACCGCCGCGCGCCGACGCTCGAGGCGCAGGTCGTGATGCCCATCCAGGATGCCACCGAGATGGGATTCGACGGCGCGCATGGCGGGCTCGCGGCGGCGCTCGCGAAGGTGGTCGCCGCGCCGTACTACGCGCGGCTCTTCACGCTCGCCTTCGGCGACGCGAGCGTGACGCAGGACCGAGTCCAGCGCGCCCTCGCGCAGTACGTGCGCAGCATCGTGTCCACGCAGAGCAAGTGGGATGTCGCGATCGCCGCGGTGAACGGTGGCCCGCCGTTCGCGCAGCCGCTCCCCGGCCTGACCGACGAGGAGAATCGCGGAGCGGCGCTCTTCATGCAGCCGGTCGGTGCCGGGGGGACCGGCTGCGCCGGCTGCCATCGGCCACCGAGCTTCTCACTCGACGGCCTCTCGCTCAGCAACGGACTCGACAGCGCGGAGACGCGGATCTTCCGGTCGCCGTCCCTCAAGACCGTCGGGATGGGCACGCGCTACATGCACGACGGCCGTTTCGCGACGCTCGAGGAGGTCGTGGACTTCTACGACGCCGGCGTGAAGGTCGGCCCGGCGCTCGATCCGCGCCTGCGACTCCCGAGCGGCGCCCCGCGCCGCCTTGGCCTGAGTGCACCGGACAAGGCCGCGCTGGTCGCGTTCCTTCGGACGTTGCGCGACTCCTCGGTGATCACCGACCCGCGCTTCGCGGATCCCTTCCGGCGGTGA
- a CDS encoding ABC transporter ATP-binding protein — MTDPHASSSRAADVRPLVLSARDVRREYPVAGVPVQAVRGLSLDVREGEWVAIVGPSGCGKSTLLNLLGAIDRPSAGRIEIRGEDVARLGDAAATRFRLTGVGFVFQRFYLMPTLTAAENVELPMSEAKGPRAAREARARELLAYVGLGQRADHRPFQLSGGEQQRVAIARALANRPALLLADEPTGELDARTGTEMIALLDRLNRDGTTIVTVTHDEELAGAARRVVHMRDGAIVDDVVKRPLEDPAR, encoded by the coding sequence ATGACCGATCCGCACGCGTCCTCGTCGCGGGCCGCCGATGTGCGGCCGCTCGTCCTCTCCGCGCGCGACGTGCGGCGGGAGTATCCCGTGGCGGGCGTACCGGTGCAGGCGGTGCGCGGGCTGTCGCTCGACGTGCGCGAAGGGGAGTGGGTCGCGATCGTCGGTCCGTCGGGTTGCGGCAAGTCGACGCTGCTGAACCTGCTCGGCGCGATCGACCGGCCGAGTGCCGGGCGGATCGAGATCCGCGGCGAGGATGTCGCGCGCCTCGGGGATGCGGCGGCGACGCGGTTCCGGCTGACCGGCGTGGGGTTCGTCTTCCAGCGGTTCTATCTCATGCCCACGCTCACCGCCGCCGAGAACGTCGAGCTGCCGATGAGCGAGGCGAAGGGGCCGCGCGCGGCGCGGGAAGCGCGCGCGCGCGAACTCCTGGCGTACGTGGGGCTCGGTCAGCGCGCGGACCACCGGCCCTTCCAGCTCTCGGGCGGGGAACAGCAGCGCGTCGCGATCGCGCGCGCGCTCGCCAATCGTCCGGCGCTGCTGCTCGCCGACGAGCCCACCGGCGAACTCGACGCCCGGACCGGCACCGAGATGATCGCGTTGCTCGACCGCCTGAACCGCGACGGCACGACGATCGTGACGGTGACGCACGATGAGGAGCTCGCGGGCGCGGCGCGGCGCGTGGTGCACATGCGCGACGGCGCGATCGTGGACGACGTGGTGAAGCGGCCGCTCGAGGACCCCGCGCGGTGA
- a CDS encoding ABC transporter permease, translating to MMLRLAFATLARRRARTALTVAGVTVAAAMLLDMVMLGSGMRESFRGFIEQQGFQLRITPRGTMPFDSETTVGGAAALAERIAADPDVVRVAPLLGTRIFTRRAADDSVTAGFLLGLRPEVQGDYVLAEGREIAADDEMVVNGAWLAATGHALGDTVEVAQGWEPQMRRLRGTRTVRIVGRGRFVMLAGGERAAALRIGTVQAMGGDALRDRASVMLVATREGAAIEAVRRRLEASDPRISALSTAAALKFVDERLSYFRQLAFILASVSLAVGFLLVTTLVTVSVNERLGEIAVMRAIGVARWRIVAQVMAEGVALSLVGATLGVGLGLVTARWLNGILAAFPGLPAAFDFFLFEPSAAFRSLGLLVLCGIAAGAWPAWRAATLPIAQTLREEAVA from the coding sequence ATGATGCTCCGCCTCGCGTTCGCCACGCTCGCGCGCCGCCGGGCGCGGACCGCGCTGACGGTGGCGGGCGTCACCGTCGCCGCGGCGATGCTGCTCGACATGGTCATGCTCGGCTCGGGGATGCGCGAGAGCTTCCGCGGCTTCATCGAGCAGCAGGGGTTCCAGCTCCGCATCACGCCACGCGGGACGATGCCGTTCGACTCGGAGACCACCGTGGGTGGTGCGGCCGCTCTCGCGGAGCGGATCGCCGCCGATCCCGACGTGGTGCGGGTCGCGCCGTTGCTCGGCACCCGGATCTTCACGCGCCGCGCCGCCGACGACTCGGTCACGGCGGGGTTCCTCCTCGGACTCCGGCCCGAGGTGCAGGGCGACTACGTGCTCGCCGAGGGGCGCGAGATCGCGGCCGACGACGAGATGGTGGTGAACGGTGCCTGGCTCGCGGCGACCGGGCACGCGCTCGGGGACACGGTCGAGGTCGCCCAAGGGTGGGAGCCGCAGATGCGCAGGCTCCGCGGAACGCGCACGGTGCGCATCGTCGGGCGCGGGCGCTTCGTCATGCTCGCCGGCGGCGAGCGCGCCGCCGCGCTCCGCATCGGCACGGTGCAGGCGATGGGTGGCGACGCGCTGCGCGACCGCGCGTCGGTGATGCTCGTCGCGACGCGCGAGGGGGCGGCGATCGAGGCGGTGCGCCGCCGGCTGGAGGCGAGCGATCCCCGCATCAGCGCGCTCTCGACGGCCGCGGCCCTCAAGTTCGTCGATGAGCGCCTCAGCTACTTCCGCCAGCTCGCGTTCATCCTCGCGTCGGTCTCGCTGGCGGTCGGCTTCCTCCTCGTCACCACGCTCGTCACCGTCTCGGTGAACGAGCGCCTCGGCGAGATCGCGGTGATGCGCGCGATCGGCGTGGCGCGGTGGCGGATCGTCGCGCAGGTGATGGCGGAGGGCGTCGCGCTCTCGCTCGTCGGCGCGACGCTCGGCGTCGGGCTCGGGCTCGTCACGGCCCGCTGGCTCAACGGCATCCTCGCGGCCTTCCCGGGACTCCCGGCGGCCTTCGACTTCTTCCTCTTCGAACCGAGCGCGGCCTTCCGTTCGCTCGGCCTGCTCGTGCTCTGCGGCATCGCCGCGGGTGCCTGGCCGGCCTGGCGCGCCGCGACGCTCCCCATCGCGCAGACGCTGCGCGAGGAGGCGGTGGCATGA
- a CDS encoding ABC transporter permease — protein MALPPRVPLLVASLVLAGPLAAQAAVAPERTIAIDERLAATAGLSVGDRVVLGPVAGAPGDTVRIVAITRRGADPSEVARSEFKVRLHLEHLQSLAGSGDRVGRFAVQSSPASSPAAVSAAINAAAFGFRAYPAAEVAVETSATFRVVNRFHRAIGIITIVASAIFLLCITLLKVDERRRDMGALRLLGISRASVVRAVVLESSLVALVGSVMGAGIGWVASWLVNWHYQGVYATPLRFAIVTPGIVAFAVALSLALGVVSGWFAAQRLVRRAPLELVGR, from the coding sequence GTGGCCCTCCCCCCGCGCGTCCCGCTCCTCGTCGCCTCGCTCGTGCTCGCCGGTCCGCTCGCCGCACAGGCCGCGGTGGCGCCCGAGCGCACGATCGCCATCGACGAGCGGCTCGCGGCGACGGCGGGGCTGTCGGTCGGTGATCGCGTCGTCCTCGGCCCGGTCGCCGGCGCGCCGGGGGACACGGTGCGGATCGTCGCCATCACGCGGCGCGGGGCGGATCCGAGCGAGGTCGCGCGCAGCGAGTTCAAGGTGCGTCTCCATCTCGAGCACCTGCAATCGCTCGCGGGTTCGGGGGACCGCGTGGGCCGGTTCGCCGTGCAGTCCTCCCCCGCGAGCTCGCCCGCCGCGGTCTCGGCGGCCATCAACGCCGCCGCGTTCGGATTCCGGGCCTATCCCGCCGCCGAGGTCGCAGTGGAGACCTCGGCGACCTTCCGCGTGGTGAACCGCTTCCACCGGGCGATCGGCATCATCACGATCGTCGCGAGCGCGATCTTCCTGCTCTGCATCACGCTCCTCAAGGTCGATGAGCGCCGCCGTGACATGGGGGCATTGCGGCTCCTCGGCATCTCCCGCGCCTCGGTCGTGCGCGCGGTGGTGCTCGAGTCGTCGCTCGTCGCGCTCGTGGGGAGCGTGATGGGGGCCGGCATCGGCTGGGTGGCGTCGTGGCTCGTGAACTGGCACTACCAGGGCGTCTACGCCACGCCGCTGCGCTTCGCGATCGTCACGCCGGGGATCGTCGCGTTCGCCGTGGCGCTCTCGCTCGCGCTCGGCGTGGTGAGCGGCTGGTTCGCCGCCCAGCGCCTGGTGCGCCGCGCGCCGCTGGAGCTCGTCGGGCGATGA